The sequence ACCCCCGCACCGGCCGCCGCACCCACCACGTCCACCTCGCCCCCGCCGGCTGCCGCTTCGTCCGCGAGCGCCTCGCCTTCCGCGACCACCTGCGCCGCCATCCCGACGACGCCGCCCGCTACGCCGATCTGAAACGCC is a genomic window of Phycisphaerae bacterium containing:
- a CDS encoding GrpB family protein, translated to PRTGRRTHHVHLAPAGCRFVRERLAFRDHLRRHPDDAARYADLKRRLAARLAHERERYHAEKNDFIQTLTAQAFRDSPPSPL